GCTCAGCGCCAGATCAATGAAGGCCCGGGCCTCTGGACTTTGCTTTGAGGTCTTGACCACGGCGATCGGATATAGGACTGTCGGATGACTCCCCTCGGGCGCGGCAGCAACCACCTGGACCGCTCGATCGGCGCTTTGCGCGTCGGTGGCATAGACTAGGGCGGCCTCGACCTCGCCTCGCACGACGTAGGCCAGCGCCTGACGAACATTCTCAGTGAAGATCAGCTTCGGTTGCAGCGAGCCCCACAGCCCAAGACTCATCAGGACTCGCTGCGCGTACTCTCCAGCGGGGACAGTCCGTGGATTGCCGATGGCGATGAGCCTGATCTCCGATTTGGTCAAATCCTTAAAGGAGGCGAGATGAAACCCAGGAGCAGCAGGCGTGATCAGGACAACCATGTTGGCAGCGAGTGTACGCCGGGTGTCGGTGAAGAGAAGGCCCTTGGCCTCAAGCTCGTCCATCTGTTTCAACGCAGCGGAGACATACACATCCACCGGCGCGCCATGCTCAATCTGCTGCTGCAACACACCGGACGCGCCCCAGTTGAAGACCACCTTCACCTCTGGATAGCGTTGTTCAAATAGCGCTCCAATTTCTTGCAGCGGCTCCTTCAGGCTGATCGCGGCGGATACCAGCAGCTCAACCTTCGGCGCCGCAGAGGCGACGGTGAACCACGCGACGAGCGCCAGGGCGCCTAACAGCCAACCCTTCGTGGCGTCATTACGTACGCGCCGCCCCCATCGGCCTGTCTCTCGGTCGCCCCGCAGCATTCTGGTTCAGTATAGGCCAATTCCGCCTCAAAACGCAATGCGCGCCGGATCGGATCGTCTCTATACTGACCCTTTGCCGTTGCTCGCCTCCCTCAGGCGACGGCAACGCCGCGCCCGCCATTTTTCTTTGCGACGACCCTTGCGATGATCCGCTCCAAGATCTCCCGATCCGTGGGCCAGGGCGAGTCGACCACCTTCTTCTGCTTAAGCGGGATATGATCCATCCGATACTGCATGCCGGCGGCAGCCACCCCGGCCTGTGCCACGGGAATCACGACCGCGGCCACCCTCGTCGTGTCGCTCTCTTTGGGATCGATGGCGATGAGCGGGATCGACTGAAGATACTCCGACGTCTTGCCCGGAAGATGACCGACGGCATCCGCTGCGATAACCATGGCGGCGTCTACTTCTTTGCGACCTACGAGGTCGGCAACCGAAAACTCCCCAGGGTTGTATCGCGGATAGCCCCGGCTGAAGTTGACGGACATGGGGTAGCCGGTCTGCCAGGTCAGCACCTGCTGGATACCCACCACGTTGCCATGACCCCGCATCGGCATACCGGAAAACTTGGTGAATCGGTTCAGCTCTTGAGCCAGCTTCAGGATGGCAATAGCATTGAAGTGCTTACCACGGCTCATCGTAATGCCCATCCCCCAACAGATGACCCCGAACTTGCACTGCTTCATCTTGTCTACCAGCGCCTTCCATTCCTCGATCGCCACTCCACCCACCTCAGGGCAATCCCACTCGTGACCCTTCACCAGCGCCGACAGGACGGAAAGAACCTCGTAGTCGGAGTTCGGCTTGATCTGGAAGGCGATATTGGCCATCCGGGATGATGAAGTCGGCCTTACATCAACCGTCACGATCGTCCGTTCTTTTTTCCCCAATGGGGTAAAGAGCCCCTTGGCCGTCACGGCATAGCGACTGGGGTGTCGCGGATGCGCCTCCGCCGGGTTCGATCCCCAGTAGATCACAAGATCCGCCCTGTTCTTGATCTCTCCCACGGTACACGTCGGAAGACCGATTGTCTGCAGACCCTGCAGACCTGGTCCGTGTCAGACCGACGATGTGTGGTCGATGTTGGCGCCGATCAGCTCCGCCAACTGGATCGCCTTCCGCTGGGCGCTCAGTTCGGTCGAGTCCAGGCCATAGATCAAGGGGTACTTGGCTTTGGCCAGGATCTCCGCGGCTGCATCGATGCACTGCTCGATGGTCGCGGGTTGTCCGTGAATCCGTGGCGTCGCCAGGTCCTCTTGATAGTGCATATAGGTCGCCTTGCCCAGGGCGCAGGCGTTCTTGACTGTCGTAATTTTTCCATCCTCAACACGGATCTCTATATCGTCGCACGCCGTGCCGCAGAATGGGCAGGTTACACCGGTAAAGACCTCTACCTTTTTGACATCATTTGTGACCACACCTTCAGACATAGCGCTCCACCTCCGCCTCGATACCCTTACTAGTCCGGCATCCCGGTCGCTTGAGTATCAGGGCCGACAATCGGATTAATCAGTCGCCCATACGCAATGAACACCATCCCCTGGGGCACATCACCCTTTGCACATTTCAGCACAGTCGAGCCGTGCTCGGTGGCCAAACGAATGCGATCGCCGTCACACAGTTCGAGTTCCTCGAAGTCTTTGAGGTTCATTCGCGCCGTGGAGATCTCGTCCAGATACTCTTTCGACTCCTTTCCGACGTGCATCGCCTGGCCTTGCGTGAGCGTCCGGGCCGTGATCACCGTGAAATGCTTTTTTGCCATCTTACTCATGCTCCTTCCCGGGCCCCTCGCCTATAAGGGCGCCTGGTGTCTTAGAACCACAGTTGCAGCCGCGTGAGGACCTCCCATGCGGTTGTCCGCGTGTTGTTGGGATTCGCGAAGCTGAAGGGGGTGCCCCGCTCGTTCGAGAACCAGTTCTCAACAAAGTCGGCCATCCACTTGACATTCGGCGTAAGGTACCAGTTGACGCCGGCGGTTACCGCATTGACCCGATTGCCTGTAATGTCTTTTGCCCGAAGGTCAAGCTGCTCAAAGCGGGCTGCCAGTTCCCACGCTCCCCATCCTTTCTCAGGCCCCACTGGCGACGCCCACCGGGTTGCGATGACCGGCTGGCCAGGAACTTTGGTCTCGCCCGTCAGCAGATAGGTCATCGCCACGTACCAGCCACGGCCGTACAGATCGCGTAAATCGCTCCCTCCGGCCCCCAACCCTTTCCGTTCCTCCCGCGTCTGGATATACTCGCCGTACATCGTGAAGGGCCCGTAGTAGTATGCCGCTTCGCCGCTATAGCGCAGTCGATCGCCTCGCGTCGGGATGGACCGAAAGAACACAAACTGCGCGTCGGTTTTGCCCTGTACGCTCTGGCCGCTATCCTGATCACCCCACGTGACGTCGCCTCCGACCTGCAGGTTCTTGAGCCACGGCAGCTTGGTCGTCTTGAACGGGGCTAGGACAAGACGGCCGGCGATGTCCTTTGAATCGTTGGGGTCGCGTTTATTCTGACCCGAGCCGTTGAAACCTCCCAGCGCGTAGCTGACGCGGCCATCGAATGTTGAGCCATGTACCATGACACCCATGTCGCGGGACGGAACAAGGTTGTCCGCGACCGACCGCTCCACGAAGTCGATATTATTATCCGAGAACAGCTCCTCGTAACCGAAGGGAACCTTAAACTGCCCAGCCCGGAGTTTCAGCTCCGGCCAGTAGTGGACATCGAGATAGCCGTCCGTCAGGACGACGTTGCCGTCCCGCCCGGACGCTCCTTGTCCGAAGTCGGCCTCAACGAAGAAGTCGAAATATTTGTAGAACGTCCCGCCCAGGCCGATCCTGGCCCGCCTGACCAGAAATCGATTGGTCAGCTCGGTACCGTCCAGGTTCCGCCTGTTACCGTCCTCGAAATTGCGATAATCAAACTGAATGCGGCCGACCGGATTGAGACTGAAATTGCCGTCCGTCGATCGGATATAGGGCTGCCAATTCTTGAAACCGGCGTCGAACTTCGGTACCGTCGCGACCTTGATCTTCTCTACATCTTGTTTGAGTTGCTGATTCTCCTGCTGGGCCTGCTTCAAACCCTCAACCTCGCGCTCCAGAGCCTGCTGGTGGACTCGATCTTGTTTCAGGGTATTGATTTCCTGTTGAAGCGCCTCAATGATTTTCTTCTGAGCGTCGAGTGCCTGTTTTTGACTCTCGAGTTGCTGTGCCAGCTCGCTCAATCGATCGGCGGCAGACGCCACGGGTGCACCCATACCCCATACCAGACAGATCACCACAGTTGCTACGACGAACGTACGCTGCACCGTCTCCTCCTTATCGCTGATTTCCCATTTGAGAATCCCAGCGAAGACGATCCCGACGCACGCGCGTCTTTCCCCTTGACATTGCCGACAATCGGTGGGGAAATAGAATGGGCGTTGAGGCGGGCGACCGCTTCGTGTCCAGGGGCGTTCAGTATCGACCTGGCCGGGTGAGCTGAACGCCCCTTGTCGTCTTCTCTTCGTATGCAGAGTCTGAGTCTATCTAGCGTCCGATCTCCTCCTCGCGTTTGCCGGCATCCGGGAAGAACAGCGGCTCACCGAACTTCTCTACCCCGAAATTCTTAATCACCTCCTGTGCCGCAGGCGAGACGATGAAGTCAGCGAATGCCATGCCGCCTGTGGTGTTCACCTTGGGAAACCTGGTAGGATTGACTCCCATGACCGAGTAGATATTCAGAAGCGATGGGTCCCGCTCAACCAGAATATCCAGGATGAGACGTTTTTTTAAGGCAAGGTAGGTGGCTCGGTCAGTGAGGGTATAGGCCCGCTTCTCCGTTGCAATACCAAGGGTTTGTC
The DNA window shown above is from Candidatus Methylomirabilis lanthanidiphila and carries:
- the modA gene encoding Molybdate-binding periplasmic protein precursor, producing the protein MLRGDRETGRWGRRVRNDATKGWLLGALALVAWFTVASAAPKVELLVSAAISLKEPLQEIGALFEQRYPEVKVVFNWGASGVLQQQIEHGAPVDVYVSAALKQMDELEAKGLLFTDTRRTLAANMVVLITPAAPGFHLASFKDLTKSEIRLIAIGNPRTVPAGEYAQRVLMSLGLWGSLQPKLIFTENVRQALAYVVRGEVEAALVYATDAQSADRAVQVVAAAPEGSHPTVLYPIAVVKTSKQSPEARAFIDLALSEAGQQVLRAHGFLSPPKVSAR
- a CDS encoding tungsten-containing formylmethanofuran dehydrogenase 2 subunit B, producing MGEIKNRADLVIYWGSNPAEAHPRHPSRYAVTAKGLFTPLGKKERTIVTVDVRPTSSSRMANIAFQIKPNSDYEVLSVLSALVKGHEWDCPEVGGVAIEEWKALVDKMKQCKFGVICWGMGITMSRGKHFNAIAILKLAQELNRFTKFSGMPMRGHGNVVGIQQVLTWQTGYPMSVNFSRGYPRYNPGEFSVADLVGRKEVDAAMVIAADAVGHLPGKTSEYLQSIPLIAIDPKESDTTRVAAVVIPVAQAGVAAAGMQYRMDHIPLKQKKVVDSPWPTDREILERIIARVVAKKNGGRGVAVA
- a CDS encoding tungsten-containing formylmethanofuran dehydrogenase 2 subunit B, which codes for MSEGVVTNDVKKVEVFTGVTCPFCGTACDDIEIRVEDGKITTVKNACALGKATYMHYQEDLATPRIHGQPATIEQCIDAAAEILAKAKYPLIYGLDSTELSAQRKAIQLAELIGANIDHTSSV
- a CDS encoding formylmethanofuran dehydrogenase subunit D, with amino-acid sequence MAKKHFTVITARTLTQGQAMHVGKESKEYLDEISTARMNLKDFEELELCDGDRIRLATEHGSTVLKCAKGDVPQGMVFIAYGRLINPIVGPDTQATGMPD
- a CDS encoding Phosphate-selective porin O and P → MQRTFVVATVVICLVWGMGAPVASAADRLSELAQQLESQKQALDAQKKIIEALQQEINTLKQDRVHQQALEREVEGLKQAQQENQQLKQDVEKIKVATVPKFDAGFKNWQPYIRSTDGNFSLNPVGRIQFDYRNFEDGNRRNLDGTELTNRFLVRRARIGLGGTFYKYFDFFVEADFGQGASGRDGNVVLTDGYLDVHYWPELKLRAGQFKVPFGYEELFSDNNIDFVERSVADNLVPSRDMGVMVHGSTFDGRVSYALGGFNGSGQNKRDPNDSKDIAGRLVLAPFKTTKLPWLKNLQVGGDVTWGDQDSGQSVQGKTDAQFVFFRSIPTRGDRLRYSGEAAYYYGPFTMYGEYIQTREERKGLGAGGSDLRDLYGRGWYVAMTYLLTGETKVPGQPVIATRWASPVGPEKGWGAWELAARFEQLDLRAKDITGNRVNAVTAGVNWYLTPNVKWMADFVENWFSNERGTPFSFANPNNTRTTAWEVLTRLQLWF